The Paucidesulfovibrio gracilis DSM 16080 genome contains a region encoding:
- a CDS encoding ABC-F family ATP-binding cassette domain-containing protein — protein sequence MAHDRVFLEKVGTHVLFVSDGRSALRKGTFSQFLEWERENAEQRSREAAKLSNRIESEMSYIRRFRVKARKAAQAQSKLKKVEKLQSELERLQSEQGASRPGKSLNFRLPDPKRGDKVAINAVDLRFSYPGGESVWDGLGFQLFRGKKVALAAPNGAGKTTLLKIITGSLQPHQGHVKIGQNTSLGYFSQHQSEILNTGNTVLGEIRRLGDPNLTEEQLMSVLGLFLLGESYFERRVDALSGGEKNRLILASLFLARANLLILDEPTNHLDLESRMGLVSALKDYEGTLFFVAHDRYLLREVAEEVWSLGRTGITQHSGFEAWDAWRRRQLAGADTRGEPAEPDTTDPLVGKSDTAATTEETSKTPTTKLSKEEKRRLAEARNALYRKLKPLKKEYEAKEADLEKVLAEMGELEERMNDPATYEKPEEALKLNTAYREAEDWSERLMERMQELEQAMEAISTERAALGNE from the coding sequence GTGGCGCATGATCGCGTCTTTTTGGAAAAGGTAGGGACGCATGTCCTGTTTGTTTCAGACGGACGCAGCGCCTTGCGCAAGGGGACGTTTTCCCAGTTTCTGGAGTGGGAGCGGGAAAACGCGGAGCAGCGAAGCCGGGAAGCGGCCAAGTTGAGCAACCGAATCGAATCGGAAATGAGTTATATCCGCCGGTTCCGTGTGAAGGCTCGTAAAGCGGCCCAAGCCCAGAGCAAGCTGAAAAAGGTGGAGAAGCTCCAGTCCGAGTTGGAACGCCTACAAAGCGAACAAGGGGCGTCCCGGCCGGGTAAGTCGTTGAATTTTCGACTTCCTGATCCGAAACGTGGTGACAAGGTTGCTATCAATGCCGTGGACCTTCGGTTCAGCTATCCCGGCGGGGAGAGTGTCTGGGACGGGCTGGGATTTCAGCTTTTTCGCGGTAAGAAAGTGGCTCTGGCCGCTCCAAACGGGGCGGGGAAGACAACTTTGTTAAAGATCATCACCGGTTCGCTTCAACCGCATCAGGGCCATGTCAAAATTGGTCAAAATACTTCCCTGGGGTATTTCAGCCAACACCAGAGCGAAATCCTGAACACCGGCAATACGGTGCTGGGTGAAATCCGGCGACTTGGCGACCCCAATCTTACCGAAGAGCAACTCATGTCCGTGCTGGGGTTGTTTTTGCTTGGCGAATCATATTTTGAGCGTCGGGTGGACGCCCTGTCCGGTGGGGAAAAAAATCGTCTTATTTTGGCGTCGTTGTTTTTGGCCCGGGCCAATTTGTTGATTTTGGACGAACCGACCAACCATTTGGATTTGGAAAGCCGCATGGGGCTTGTTTCTGCCCTCAAGGATTATGAGGGAACCCTCTTCTTCGTTGCGCACGACCGATACCTGTTGCGCGAGGTGGCGGAAGAGGTCTGGTCGCTCGGCCGGACCGGCATAACCCAGCATTCCGGTTTTGAGGCTTGGGATGCGTGGCGCCGCCGGCAATTGGCCGGTGCCGATACCCGGGGGGAACCCGCGGAACCGGACACCACCGACCCCCTGGTCGGAAAAAGTGATACGGCAGCCACCACGGAGGAAACTTCCAAAACGCCGACAACGAAACTGAGCAAAGAGGAAAAGCGTCGGTTGGCCGAGGCGCGAAATGCGCTGTATCGGAAGTTGAAGCCGCTGAAGAAGGAATACGAAGCCAAGGAAGCGGACCTGGAAAAGGTGCTGGCGGAAATGGGAGAGCTGGAAGAGCGCATGAATGATCCGGCAACCTATGAAAAACCCGAGGAAGCATTGAAGCTGAATACCGCGTATCGGGAAGCCGAGGATTGGTCCGAACGGTTGATGGAGCGCATGCAGGAGTTGGAGCAGGCCATGGAAGCCATCAGTACGGAACGCGCTGCATTGGGGAACGAATGA
- a CDS encoding (deoxy)nucleoside triphosphate pyrophosphohydrolase — protein sequence MSRSSNEIFVVAAVIWRRGRYLAVCRPEGMPWAGWWEFPGGKIEAGESREAALSRELREELGITPEQMVFWREKRHSYPDKDVHLYFYHVFEYQGTLRPLEGQELRWIDPGAPGELAFLPADVELVDTLCRQGAPSQGSIEPSR from the coding sequence ATGAGTCGATCTTCCAATGAAATTTTTGTCGTGGCGGCAGTGATTTGGCGGCGGGGGCGGTACCTTGCGGTCTGTCGCCCCGAGGGAATGCCCTGGGCTGGTTGGTGGGAGTTTCCGGGTGGCAAGATCGAGGCGGGCGAATCCCGGGAAGCGGCCCTGAGCCGCGAGTTGCGGGAAGAACTGGGCATCACGCCGGAGCAGATGGTTTTTTGGCGGGAGAAGCGACATTCGTATCCCGACAAAGATGTACATTTATATTTTTACCATGTGTTCGAGTACCAAGGTACGCTTCGCCCTTTGGAGGGCCAGGAACTGCGTTGGATCGATCCCGGCGCACCGGGCGAGTTGGCTTTCTTGCCTGCGGATGTGGAGCTGGTGGATACTCTGTGTCGCCAGGGAGCGCCGTCCCAGGGATCTATTGAACCTTCCCGCTGA
- the metF gene encoding methylenetetrahydrofolate reductase [NAD(P)H], with translation MRIPELMERRRPFLSLEFFPPKEREAWPQFFDVAERLKELDPLFVSVTYGAGGGTQDNTLEIVRRLKRDMDMEPMAHLTCVGASAAKIEAFLEELRRADVHNVLALRGDPPKNNPDFDFSSGEFRHASDLASFIKERFPEMAVAVTGYPEPHVESPSIPEDLHWTKVKVQAGGDFLVTQLFFDNRLYFDFVERLRGMEVHAPVIPGVLPILSINSAKFILSLCGASIPGKFLSALESAHAEGGDEAVREVGLEYAVRQAQELIDNGAPGVHLYTLNKAEACLEIGSKLKI, from the coding sequence GTGCGTATACCCGAGTTGATGGAACGGCGTCGCCCGTTTTTGTCGCTGGAGTTTTTCCCGCCCAAAGAGCGGGAGGCCTGGCCACAATTTTTTGACGTGGCCGAGCGGCTCAAGGAATTGGATCCTTTGTTCGTGTCTGTGACCTATGGTGCCGGCGGCGGCACCCAGGACAACACACTGGAGATCGTGCGTCGGCTCAAGCGGGACATGGACATGGAGCCGATGGCGCACTTGACTTGCGTCGGGGCTTCCGCCGCTAAGATTGAGGCGTTCCTGGAAGAGCTTCGGCGTGCCGATGTGCATAATGTGTTGGCCTTGCGCGGCGACCCGCCGAAAAACAACCCGGATTTTGACTTTTCGTCGGGCGAATTCCGTCATGCCTCGGATTTGGCTTCCTTTATCAAGGAACGCTTTCCAGAAATGGCTGTTGCGGTGACAGGGTACCCTGAACCGCATGTGGAGTCGCCATCCATCCCGGAGGATTTGCACTGGACCAAGGTCAAAGTGCAGGCTGGAGGCGATTTTTTGGTCACACAACTGTTTTTTGACAACAGATTGTATTTCGATTTCGTGGAACGCCTGCGTGGTATGGAAGTCCATGCCCCGGTTATCCCTGGCGTGCTGCCCATTTTGAGCATTAACTCCGCGAAGTTCATTCTTTCCCTTTGCGGCGCGTCCATTCCGGGCAAATTTCTTTCCGCATTGGAATCCGCCCATGCCGAAGGTGGAGACGAGGCCGTGCGCGAGGTGGGGCTGGAATACGCTGTGCGTCAGGCCCAGGAACTCATTGATAATGGCGCTCCGGGCGTTCACTTGTATACGCTCAACAAGGCCGAAGCCTGCCTGGAGATCGGCAGCAAACTCAAGATATAA
- a CDS encoding aspartate-semialdehyde dehydrogenase, with protein MSKNPRVAVCGATGAVGREMLKVLEQREFPASEVVPFASARSKGKKLPFRGGELTVQELTHDCFEGFDVALFSAGGSTSETYAPSAAKLGCTVVDNSSAWRMNPECPLVVPEVNPHDLKWHKGIIANPNCSTIQMVVALQPIHLEARIKRVVVSTYQAVSGSGQKAINELETQVRRLFNGQEVVPEAYPHQIAFNCLPQIDVFLEDGYTKEEMKMVNETIKIMGDPNIKVTATTVRVPVFYGHSESVNIETESKLTADDCRALLATSPGIEVVDYPEKQAYPMALDATGLDEVFVGRIREDHTVENGLNLWVVSDNIRKGAALNAVQIAETLLEMDLMRVER; from the coding sequence ATGAGCAAGAATCCCAGAGTGGCCGTATGCGGCGCCACAGGCGCCGTTGGCCGTGAAATGCTCAAGGTGCTTGAGCAACGTGAATTTCCCGCGTCCGAGGTGGTACCCTTTGCCTCGGCCCGCTCAAAGGGGAAGAAATTGCCCTTTCGTGGAGGTGAGCTAACGGTTCAAGAATTGACCCACGATTGTTTCGAAGGATTCGACGTGGCTTTGTTTTCAGCCGGAGGCTCCACCTCCGAGACCTATGCTCCTTCCGCGGCCAAACTGGGGTGTACTGTGGTGGACAACTCCAGCGCGTGGCGCATGAATCCCGAATGCCCGCTGGTGGTCCCTGAGGTGAACCCTCACGACCTCAAATGGCATAAAGGTATTATTGCCAATCCGAACTGCTCCACCATCCAGATGGTGGTTGCCTTGCAGCCCATTCATCTGGAAGCCCGCATCAAGCGTGTGGTGGTCTCCACCTACCAAGCCGTTTCCGGTTCCGGGCAAAAGGCCATTAATGAGCTGGAAACCCAGGTCCGCCGTTTGTTTAACGGACAGGAAGTGGTGCCTGAGGCGTATCCGCACCAGATCGCTTTCAACTGCTTGCCGCAGATCGATGTCTTCCTGGAAGACGGATACACCAAAGAAGAAATGAAAATGGTTAACGAAACCATTAAAATCATGGGCGATCCGAACATCAAAGTCACGGCCACTACGGTGCGTGTGCCTGTGTTCTATGGTCACTCCGAGTCCGTGAACATTGAGACGGAATCCAAGCTCACCGCTGACGATTGCCGGGCGCTTCTGGCCACGTCTCCGGGGATCGAGGTGGTGGATTACCCGGAAAAACAAGCCTATCCCATGGCCTTGGACGCGACTGGGCTGGACGAAGTGTTCGTCGGGCGCATTCGGGAAGACCATACCGTGGAGAACGGGTTGAATTTGTGGGTGGTGTCCGACAACATTCGTAAAGGCGCGGCCTTGAATGCTGTGCAGATCGCGGAAACGTTGCTGGAAATGGATCTCATGCGGGTAGAGCGCTAA
- a CDS encoding aminotransferase class IV, which translates to MAEVLDADSYLQRMLNTARPGMGRVHAFYDHRVGAVCRDPRLMLMPWDDHLVHRGDGVFESMKFIGRRLYQVEPHLERLKRSCKAIHLQPPCSWDEIRDSIVDVARAGGRDDGMVRVLLGRGPGGFGIDPDECPGASLYVVAYDIHRKPEAVYEKGVTAFKTSIPAKQPYLATIKSIDYLPNVLMKREAVEKGYDFPICFDDRGFLAEGATENVCIVDQQGRLHIPEFTNALAGTTLMRAIDLIKDEVDLIFRGIRESEIREAKEVFIVGTTTDALSVVRYEGKPIHNVKPGAVSKRIRQLLQQDLRENGLPL; encoded by the coding sequence GTGGCTGAAGTTCTTGATGCCGATAGTTATCTCCAAAGGATGCTGAACACCGCCCGACCGGGCATGGGCCGGGTGCATGCGTTTTACGACCACCGGGTGGGGGCTGTTTGCCGTGACCCCCGGCTTATGTTGATGCCGTGGGACGATCATTTGGTTCACCGGGGTGACGGTGTGTTCGAGTCCATGAAATTCATCGGGCGCCGTCTGTATCAGGTGGAACCGCACCTGGAGCGGCTGAAGCGTTCCTGTAAGGCGATTCATTTGCAGCCGCCGTGTTCCTGGGATGAAATTCGTGACAGCATTGTGGATGTGGCCCGGGCCGGTGGCCGGGACGACGGCATGGTCCGGGTTCTGCTGGGGCGCGGTCCTGGTGGATTCGGCATCGACCCTGATGAGTGTCCCGGAGCCAGCTTGTATGTTGTAGCCTACGACATCCACCGCAAGCCCGAGGCCGTGTATGAAAAAGGCGTCACCGCCTTCAAGACCTCCATTCCGGCCAAGCAGCCCTATCTCGCTACTATCAAAAGCATCGACTATCTGCCCAACGTGCTGATGAAGCGCGAGGCCGTGGAAAAGGGCTATGATTTCCCGATTTGTTTTGATGATCGGGGCTTTTTGGCCGAAGGCGCCACGGAAAACGTTTGCATCGTGGACCAGCAGGGCCGCCTGCATATCCCTGAATTCACCAACGCTTTGGCTGGAACGACGCTCATGCGGGCCATTGATCTTATCAAGGACGAGGTGGATTTGATCTTTCGGGGAATTCGGGAATCGGAGATTCGGGAGGCCAAGGAGGTCTTCATCGTGGGAACCACTACGGACGCCCTTTCTGTTGTGCGTTACGAAGGGAAACCCATCCACAACGTAAAGCCCGGAGCCGTAAGCAAGCGTATTCGGCAGCTTTTGCAGCAGGACTTACGGGAAAACGGGTTGCCGCTGTAA
- a CDS encoding CgeB family protein, whose translation MGIPRYDAEAVLQQGRLADLAIRLIRDGRERVLHCWGRNGPERELALASQVPDGVLPVFLGNGLGVAVEKLAHTGPVAVVDREDALLRAGNSRVLPERIPGVRRFSGPVESVLRQIRQWSRELGRMPHVVPLPFYLRLDPSYYRALASAMSSEHVVPADRRYAGPQSPEGLRESSGVPAWSRYPRFVSRLPRVLLLTKEYFLYREIQTALKRLGVSFATVSVGESERMQADFVRNFLETVARFQPDFVLTVNHFGLDREGKVAEQLHAGRLPLASWFVDSPELILHDWPGLDLPNVAVFSFDAASVPGLQKQGYAYAGYLPLATDPERFHPNSPTRRDLWSNVTFVGESLTDRVRGLAARLGNETLAQMLEKQGKAFAKSPARSPMLFLRETAPDLASKVEGLDREARLAAVSLLTFAGSRWYRLAAVSGLSEFSPLVIGDAHWPELLPAEGVRFAPRIDYYEELPGVYVGSGVNFNCTSAQMKGAVNQRVFDVPACGAFLLTDQASQLAELLEPGREIAVYEEVEDIPDSVRRWLTDGSRRRSVAQRARKRVLAQHTYEHRLQRLLQTMRQTFTNLA comes from the coding sequence ATGGGGATTCCGAGATATGATGCCGAGGCCGTGCTGCAACAGGGACGGCTTGCGGACTTGGCCATCCGGTTGATCCGGGATGGGCGGGAGCGTGTGCTGCACTGCTGGGGGCGTAATGGCCCGGAACGGGAACTGGCGTTGGCTTCCCAGGTGCCGGACGGTGTGCTGCCGGTATTTCTGGGCAACGGACTCGGTGTGGCTGTGGAAAAGCTTGCGCATACCGGTCCTGTGGCGGTGGTGGATCGGGAGGATGCCCTGCTTCGGGCCGGAAACTCGCGGGTGTTGCCCGAGCGGATCCCCGGTGTTCGACGGTTTTCCGGACCAGTGGAATCCGTGCTTCGGCAGATTCGTCAGTGGAGCCGGGAACTGGGGCGCATGCCTCATGTGGTGCCGTTGCCGTTTTATTTACGCTTGGATCCTTCGTATTATCGGGCGCTCGCATCGGCCATGTCTTCGGAACACGTTGTGCCTGCTGACCGCCGATATGCTGGGCCGCAATCCCCCGAAGGCTTGAGGGAGTCCAGCGGTGTTCCGGCCTGGAGCCGGTATCCCCGGTTTGTTTCCCGTCTGCCTCGTGTCCTTCTTTTGACCAAGGAATATTTTCTGTACCGGGAAATCCAAACCGCTTTGAAACGGTTGGGAGTGTCTTTTGCCACGGTCAGCGTTGGGGAGTCGGAGCGCATGCAGGCTGACTTTGTGCGCAATTTTTTGGAAACCGTGGCCCGGTTTCAGCCCGATTTCGTCCTGACCGTGAACCATTTCGGTCTGGATCGTGAGGGGAAGGTGGCCGAACAGTTGCATGCGGGGCGGTTGCCGTTGGCATCTTGGTTTGTGGACAGTCCGGAGTTGATTCTTCATGACTGGCCCGGCTTGGACCTCCCCAATGTGGCGGTCTTCAGTTTTGACGCCGCGAGCGTACCCGGGTTGCAAAAGCAGGGATACGCTTATGCCGGGTATTTGCCATTGGCCACGGATCCGGAACGATTTCACCCAAACAGCCCGACCCGTCGCGATCTGTGGAGCAACGTAACCTTTGTTGGTGAGAGCCTGACGGATCGGGTCCGGGGACTTGCAGCACGCCTCGGGAACGAAACGCTTGCACAGATGTTGGAGAAACAGGGCAAAGCCTTTGCAAAGAGTCCCGCACGGTCCCCCATGCTGTTTCTGCGGGAGACCGCGCCTGATCTGGCGTCAAAAGTGGAGGGGCTTGACCGGGAAGCCCGTCTGGCGGCGGTCTCGCTGCTGACCTTTGCCGGGTCACGATGGTATCGGCTGGCTGCGGTTAGCGGACTCAGCGAATTTTCTCCTCTGGTGATCGGTGATGCGCATTGGCCGGAATTGCTTCCTGCGGAAGGGGTACGGTTCGCACCGCGTATTGATTATTATGAGGAGTTGCCGGGAGTGTATGTCGGAAGCGGCGTCAATTTTAATTGTACCAGTGCACAGATGAAGGGCGCCGTGAATCAGCGGGTGTTTGACGTGCCTGCTTGCGGGGCTTTTTTGTTGACAGACCAGGCTTCCCAGTTGGCGGAGTTGCTGGAACCGGGGCGTGAGATCGCAGTCTATGAGGAAGTGGAAGACATCCCTGACTCGGTGCGGCGATGGCTCACCGATGGTTCGCGACGCCGGTCGGTGGCGCAGCGGGCCAGGAAGCGGGTGTTGGCTCAGCATACCTACGAGCATCGGCTTCAAAGGCTTTTGCAGACCATGCGTCAAACATTTACGAACCTTGCTTGA
- a CDS encoding cyclic nucleotide-binding domain-containing protein encodes MFQPKDGLAQPDGVPSMEPWESELADDLAEEFAEAEAEPRDRGVPATPSDLASGGGAGRACREDDIAVPWWRAVKNGIALGVSAVLFALALALAPSWGVARPEWFPLVVTMALVAACAGSLVYGLRSRVACATGGADVAAYAGLFVFAQQLTQYSVETFPGGALPTLAAGIVVTTVLVAVFCFFLSRLRYADWVRFVPFPVMGGALAGCGALLLLSAYHVTFGHPWQWELVADWTQLNVLLGIVPVWGPPLGLGLVLFLVYRRIHSLWWVVFFGAAATVWCLWGTRYAPTSWNAWLCSDPVVGGSNILVLSRTATFWGGVEWPVLADHSGVLLATAFLAAFVASYKLLRLEEHLGRDVGATSELHGLGLANMVSALAMGVPVSLSLGRSLGHLRSGGGGRTAAVVAALVCGAALWQVDALLMHVPRFFCVGVLVFLGGKLLKTWLVDSALEDLQPHEYGSLLLTFLVTVFVGFPQGVVCGALLSLVLGLSRHSASSSIKQVLSGEACRSNVERSPEQDATLRRIGDTILILRLRGYLSGGALSAAMRTLCERMEDPGRTLVRYVVFDFTAIRGIGSGLTRVFSALLRLGQARGMRMVLTNVPFTLEERLEKTGLSDPETQGFQLFRNLDYALEWCEDRLLEEEGRADTDELSLEELLHGVFPDVDALHRLERLLQPREYRSREYVFRQGDAADAMYFVQSGRLTVELESEDGRTLRLRKLGPGTVFGEMGIYTQAPRSASVRSAERAVVYRLSRKRLETLQAKVPELAMVLDRFLVTLLARRVASADMMVRDLMR; translated from the coding sequence GTGTTTCAGCCAAAGGATGGCCTGGCCCAGCCGGATGGCGTTCCGTCCATGGAGCCGTGGGAAAGCGAACTGGCCGATGACCTGGCGGAAGAGTTTGCGGAGGCCGAAGCGGAGCCGAGAGACCGGGGGGTGCCTGCCACGCCTTCGGACCTTGCATCCGGCGGTGGCGCGGGAAGGGCTTGCCGCGAGGACGATATCGCGGTGCCATGGTGGCGTGCAGTGAAGAACGGCATTGCCTTGGGCGTTTCGGCGGTCCTTTTTGCGTTGGCTCTGGCTTTGGCTCCTTCCTGGGGGGTGGCGCGTCCGGAATGGTTTCCCCTGGTGGTTACCATGGCGTTGGTTGCCGCGTGTGCTGGGAGTTTGGTTTACGGCCTGCGAAGCCGCGTCGCCTGCGCAACCGGTGGGGCGGATGTGGCGGCATATGCCGGGCTTTTTGTTTTTGCCCAGCAACTGACGCAGTATTCCGTGGAAACTTTTCCCGGGGGCGCCTTGCCCACCTTGGCCGCTGGTATTGTCGTGACCACCGTACTGGTGGCCGTGTTTTGTTTTTTTCTGTCCCGCTTACGCTATGCGGATTGGGTTCGGTTTGTTCCGTTTCCTGTGATGGGCGGGGCATTGGCCGGTTGCGGAGCACTGTTGCTCTTGTCCGCGTATCACGTGACATTCGGGCATCCTTGGCAATGGGAACTCGTTGCGGACTGGACGCAACTGAATGTCTTGCTGGGCATTGTTCCTGTTTGGGGACCGCCTTTGGGATTGGGGCTGGTTCTGTTTCTGGTGTATCGGCGTATTCATTCCCTCTGGTGGGTCGTGTTCTTTGGAGCGGCAGCGACTGTTTGGTGTCTTTGGGGGACGAGGTACGCCCCGACCAGCTGGAATGCGTGGCTGTGCTCGGATCCTGTAGTCGGCGGAAGCAATATTTTGGTTCTTTCCCGTACCGCAACGTTTTGGGGAGGAGTGGAATGGCCCGTTTTGGCGGATCATTCGGGCGTTCTTCTGGCCACAGCGTTTCTCGCGGCTTTTGTGGCTTCGTATAAGCTGTTGCGTCTGGAGGAACATCTCGGACGTGATGTCGGTGCAACGTCGGAGCTTCATGGATTGGGGCTTGCGAACATGGTTTCTGCCCTAGCCATGGGCGTTCCCGTCTCCTTGTCCTTGGGGCGGAGTTTGGGGCATTTGCGTTCCGGAGGAGGAGGACGAACGGCTGCGGTTGTTGCGGCGTTGGTCTGTGGTGCCGCACTGTGGCAGGTGGATGCGCTGCTCATGCATGTCCCGCGTTTTTTTTGTGTTGGGGTACTCGTCTTTTTGGGGGGCAAGCTGCTGAAGACCTGGCTTGTGGACAGTGCGCTGGAGGATTTGCAACCTCACGAATACGGCAGCCTGTTGTTGACGTTTCTTGTTACCGTTTTTGTCGGATTTCCGCAGGGAGTGGTTTGCGGGGCGCTGCTGTCCTTGGTTTTAGGGTTGTCCCGCCATTCCGCCTCGTCCAGCATCAAGCAGGTGCTCTCGGGCGAAGCCTGCCGGAGCAATGTGGAGCGCAGCCCGGAACAAGACGCAACACTTCGGCGGATCGGCGATACCATCCTGATTTTACGTCTGCGCGGATATCTTTCCGGCGGAGCGCTGAGTGCCGCTATGCGGACGCTTTGTGAGCGTATGGAGGATCCCGGTCGTACACTGGTCCGGTATGTTGTTTTCGACTTCACCGCCATCCGCGGCATCGGTTCGGGACTGACGCGTGTTTTCAGTGCATTGTTGCGCTTGGGACAGGCGCGGGGGATGCGTATGGTCCTGACCAATGTGCCTTTCACTTTGGAAGAACGGCTCGAAAAAACAGGTCTTTCAGATCCTGAGACGCAGGGGTTCCAGTTGTTCCGCAATCTCGATTACGCCTTGGAGTGGTGCGAGGACAGGCTCCTGGAAGAGGAGGGGCGGGCAGATACGGATGAATTGTCTCTGGAGGAGTTGTTGCACGGAGTGTTTCCGGATGTGGATGCGTTGCACCGGTTGGAGCGTTTGCTTCAGCCACGGGAGTATCGTTCCAGGGAATATGTCTTTCGCCAGGGGGATGCCGCAGACGCCATGTATTTTGTGCAGAGCGGGCGGCTGACCGTGGAGCTGGAGAGCGAGGACGGGCGTACATTGCGTTTGCGTAAGCTGGGACCGGGCACGGTTTTCGGAGAAATGGGGATTTATACACAGGCTCCACGAAGTGCTTCGGTGCGTTCGGCAGAGCGGGCCGTGGTCTACCGATTATCCCGTAAGCGCCTGGAAACGTTGCAGGCTAAGGTCCCCGAACTGGCGATGGTTTTGGACCGGTTCCTGGTGACGTTGTTGGCCCGTCGTGTTGCCTCCGCGGACATGATGGTTCGTGATTTGATGCGCTGA
- the rfbD gene encoding dTDP-4-dehydrorhamnose reductase: MTVFEGSKVVVLGGESGLLGQALMNALQHAGANTVGTCRASLDPMDNDALTAFLEREEPRIVFNTVAHTQVDAAESEPDLSQRLNTTLPERLGKHSLEMGFLLVHFSTDFVFNGQNEQAYTEEESAEPLSVYGKTKHRGECRLLEMNLERVLIIRTAWLFGPGRDNFVSKMLRLAQTRDTLSVVHDQTGSPTYTPDLAKHTLQLVESGATGLFHIVNSGQASWCELAAETVRVAGLDCRVEAINADQYPVKAARPTNSQLSTEKFTMVTGVTPRPWTQALRDYVYTDLSEELPGD, from the coding sequence ATGACCGTTTTTGAAGGAAGCAAGGTCGTTGTACTGGGCGGAGAGTCAGGACTGCTCGGTCAGGCACTGATGAACGCGCTACAACACGCCGGTGCCAACACCGTCGGCACATGCAGGGCCAGCCTCGACCCCATGGACAATGACGCGCTTACCGCCTTCCTGGAACGCGAAGAACCCAGAATAGTCTTCAATACAGTAGCCCACACCCAGGTGGATGCGGCCGAGAGTGAACCCGATCTCTCCCAACGGCTGAACACGACCTTGCCAGAACGCTTGGGAAAACATTCCCTGGAAATGGGATTCCTCCTGGTCCATTTCAGCACGGATTTTGTTTTCAACGGTCAAAACGAACAGGCCTACACGGAAGAAGAATCCGCAGAGCCGCTTTCCGTCTACGGCAAGACCAAGCACCGTGGTGAGTGCAGACTGCTTGAGATGAATCTGGAACGGGTGTTGATCATCCGCACGGCTTGGCTGTTCGGTCCTGGACGGGACAATTTCGTTTCCAAGATGCTGCGGCTGGCGCAAACGCGGGACACTCTCTCGGTGGTCCACGATCAAACCGGCTCCCCAACCTACACCCCGGACCTGGCCAAGCATACTCTCCAACTCGTGGAAAGCGGCGCTACCGGCTTGTTTCATATAGTCAACAGCGGACAGGCAAGCTGGTGCGAACTGGCTGCCGAAACCGTTCGCGTGGCCGGACTCGACTGCCGGGTGGAAGCCATCAATGCGGATCAATATCCGGTCAAGGCCGCACGTCCGACCAATTCCCAGCTCAGCACGGAAAAATTCACCATGGTCACGGGAGTGACGCCGCGTCCCTGGACCCAGGCACTCCGCGACTACGTATACACCGACCTGAGCGAGGAGCTGCCTGGCGATTGA
- the rfbB gene encoding dTDP-glucose 4,6-dehydratase, translated as MNILVTGGCGFIGTNFIRLMRKHHPDWSIINLDLLTYAGNRTNLLDLEQAPETAQGGNYIFAQGDIRDPRYVSELLTAHHIQAVVNFAAESHVDRSINDPSPFVTTNVQGTQNLLECSRKFGVQRFVQVSTDEVYGSLGPEGAFTEMTPLAPNSPYSASKAGADLMVRAYVETYGLDAVITRCSNNYGPYQFPEKLIPLMFTKARNQEPLPIYGDGSNVRDWIYVDDHCRGVELALLKGRTGQAYNFGGQAERSNLELVKTLLDQLECPHSLIHFVKDRPGHDQRYAMDFSLAEKELGFTPQMTFEQGLQRTLNWYRDHSHWLEQVQSGAYRSFMDQWYGERQ; from the coding sequence ATGAATATATTGGTTACCGGCGGATGCGGCTTCATCGGCACCAACTTCATTCGATTGATGCGGAAGCATCACCCCGACTGGTCCATCATCAATCTGGATCTGCTGACCTATGCCGGAAACAGAACCAACCTTCTGGATCTGGAACAAGCGCCGGAAACGGCTCAGGGCGGCAACTATATTTTTGCGCAGGGCGATATTCGCGATCCCCGGTATGTCTCAGAACTGCTCACGGCACACCATATTCAAGCCGTGGTCAATTTTGCGGCGGAATCCCATGTGGATCGGTCCATCAATGATCCTTCGCCATTTGTGACCACCAATGTCCAGGGAACCCAAAACCTGCTGGAATGCTCAAGAAAGTTCGGTGTACAACGGTTTGTCCAGGTTTCCACGGATGAAGTTTACGGCTCTCTTGGCCCGGAAGGCGCGTTCACGGAAATGACGCCCCTGGCCCCGAACAGCCCCTACTCCGCCAGCAAGGCTGGAGCGGATCTCATGGTCCGGGCCTATGTGGAAACATATGGGCTGGACGCGGTCATCACACGCTGTTCCAATAACTATGGGCCGTACCAATTCCCGGAAAAACTCATCCCCCTGATGTTCACCAAGGCACGGAACCAGGAACCGCTGCCCATATACGGGGACGGAAGCAACGTACGCGACTGGATTTACGTTGACGATCACTGCCGTGGGGTGGAGTTGGCGTTGCTCAAAGGCCGAACAGGGCAGGCCTACAACTTCGGCGGCCAGGCCGAACGCTCCAACCTTGAACTCGTTAAGACGCTGCTGGACCAGCTGGAATGCCCCCATTCTTTGATCCATTTCGTCAAGGACCGCCCGGGGCATGATCAACGCTACGCCATGGACTTCTCGCTTGCGGAAAAGGAACTTGGCTTCACTCCCCAGATGACCTTTGAACAAGGCTTGCAGCGCACCCTGAACTGGTACCGTGATCATTCTCACTGGCTGGAACAGGTGCAGAGCGGCGCATACCGCTCCTTCATGGATCAATGGTATGGAGAACGACAATGA